A stretch of the Uranotaenia lowii strain MFRU-FL chromosome 3, ASM2978415v1, whole genome shotgun sequence genome encodes the following:
- the LOC129756695 gene encoding AT-rich interactive domain-containing protein 4B isoform X2 — MQQVDDPPYLTVGTEVSAKYKGAFCEAKVRKVVRNIKCRVAYKQPGFGSAIVSDDQIKGALRVGATVEVKHPEKKEYVEATLTKIQDCSQYTVVFDDGDITTLRRSALCLKSGRHFNESETLDQLPLTHPEHFSNPVIGGRRGRRSRHLLPDDSSDDDEEPASTSRSNVDDKEEHIGKVVVVESTDNKKKNPKENWFPGLVVAPTAQDQVRIRVKDEYLVRSFKDGRYYTVPKKEASDFTRDCTNKSEAAAVSAALDYLDNDTMPPHWDREALFGTTGSCSDSEQELETDSSDDEPTEEKDHFVAQLYKFMDDRGTPLNKVPSIINRDVNLYRLFRAVQKLNGYNRVTSQNQWKQIALRLGFSPATASITNLVKQAYKKFLFSFEEFNRKLGCTMVPHPRANRSKGRSLVRAGSVQSPKTTEKEKPSASKSTPVSTVVTASTAATAASEAASSSAVDESGNTSESSTAEVKPTNNKRKLSGASNSGGKVKALVDKFEEKEREKEKEKEKEREKEREKEKEKEKEKAKESKKEESVKKEKNSPKPVVSTPKIPESDKRGSRKRKETDSTDSKKDDKDSGKASSSGASSTSSSTESVKGGGNNPSISVEAKVASGSQDFPIEVGDKLKVYYDEQKVTYEAKVIEIANQEGSPIYLVHYTGWNTRYDEWVRKERVAENLTNSKTKKGKSDKSSGNKITNPPQGDKPSNAPGTPSNPNPTTASSSTASTPQTPKASKRIRGNSKGDNTTTPTTGSSIAGPNTNSPRSTTPSSANRTKSPGSAFAPGPHRRSIKRGGGHTSSSSHPTSSSKRRTSNNTDISSLSIATDDNNSSDSDSDEPIKKCSANNTNSNSSSSTASSNSSSSSSSSSSSVSSSSTKVSTTAEAGSSSDAAAISDEFSNGASKGRDYDLNQIRSELKGFKELKSPTSPASDSTTTATTDVAPTGQSGASAAAGEAKKSADSKPPSNIQSVLNAQDDTSLLKDETDDFADEEHEKSSESGTLSEEDSSQSSNKAFSSSPITAMVDSDTGPDTPIPPPTVSTPTPIAVTTTTSSVISTISTFGTVKHHKSVETSASKIIEKVVEKPLERGVKIIMEEKVSTSTPSRPPLKTYGTAAAILANAENNAVKFAFSTIIRETEGDKAAPAGGGETAAAAGAAGPSGVQTPPAKETSAPIISKPSHLLPDERVERNTVSAQPPPVPHRTITAAPANPMTLTVSTPTSVIATQNPAPTTKNAKLINVQDEIVATVIHKSAIVTATSATAVSAAVSSSIPANVAATIAPTQTTPTPPLVSTSQSSGSSSISTLAALRAEKKLSGDKKLDKVVIPSSKLQPLAVPTVDKKLSSTTLTPAQNKLLNKEALSIKSIFESSTRMDEKISDVYEFQDVDFDTDTSVAGGGPSRRLVSDVPQAEVVASLNPTIVTPEDKKSAKKGIIRKPTVLDPLGLSDKKAKKISPIKETDKLKLVRREKERDPEKEKLLLSELEGAAASFSSTMVTPEKSSPHFAGFSSASKLDVSFEILRKSPLSVISSIKDEKPIEDMKPEPAKLAAVTKGIFTPVMSPTGLDISGNEIMKSPSKHEEKIKEEPTLENCKKYFNDMNFEFDAPKIEKPPSIADKVLKALQQQQSSTSTVKTELPKYIIPTPHHKTPSLVPIESVISSTPIAAAPLKLEASNFAPVIPIKTIHAEPPKIEMPLLIKKELENTKPLVIPIKPLTSFSVTAQPEILPPTTSTKNQNLTESIKKLETSNLVQAESRFTHHDEDSTDSNDSEHRLVIEDPEALDISTGHPNQQTDFEKLIKVEVEDKTHLSQMDIQKAASAAAVAAVASKEKLVYKPEISNEPKDEPQPSLFAHIVHSSSADQKKSKQPSILETIIQSELTAANSRGIGSHSYLKLKDQQDSFAQNELERLRREEQQNHPPIQPPSNPAQERGPETPEKQTQQQQQPSNSSESLSLLLCEETIPGSPAPVCGVSSAAAQKETTKVYVETGSSFLQPQNIAASDLKQIPMELEPNIETIAMTGNHPGRKPSDAADTPSSSPRDSVSQDENQEPESSPTKKRRPRKTSEEPINKRRRTAGSLGNNGSRGSLRGIGSNATDSEDNSDSAALHRGGGGHSSAASGSASPASGRSGRPCQYNFLVNLDPALNSAQRVAILKKKIQELRKTYNAIKAELASIDRRRKKLRRRERENKKQAKMASGTTVN, encoded by the exons ATGCAG CAAGTTGACGACCCCCCGTATTTAACTGTTGGCACGGAGGTTAGCGCCAAATATAAGGGGGCATTTTGCGAGGCCAAAGTCCGCAAGGTGGTGCGCAACATCAAGTGCCGGGTCGCGTACAAACAGCCCGGCTTCGGCTCGGCCATCGTGTCCGATGACCAGATCAAGGGGGCACTCCGGGTCGGGGCCACCGTCGAGGTAAAACACCCGGAGAAGAAGGAGTATGTGGAAGCGACTCTAACCAAGATCCAGGACTGTTCCCAGTACACGGTGGTGTTCGACGATGGGGACATTACGACGTTGCGGCGCAGCGCTCTGTGCCTGAAGAGCGGCCGGCACTTTAACGAGAGCGAAACGCTGGATCAGTTGCCGCTCACCCATCCTGAGCACTTCAGTAATCCGGTTATCGGTGGGCGGCGAGGCAGAAG aTCTAGACATCTGCTTCCGGATGACAGTTCAGATGATGATGAGGAACCAGCTTCCACTTCCCGTTCTAATGTGGACGATAAAGAGGAGCACATCGGCAAGGTGGTTGTTGTGGAGTCAACTGATAACAAGAAGAAAAATCCTAAGGAAAATTGGTTCCCTGGCTTAGTGGTTGCTCCAACGGCTCAGGACCAGGTACGCATTAGAGTCAAGGATGAATATTTGGTGCGTTCGTTTAAGGATGGACGTTATTATACGGTTCCCAAGAAGGAAGCCTCAGATTTCACAAGGGACTGTACGAACAAATCGGAGGCGGCTGCCGTTTCTGCAGCTCTCGACTATTTGGACAATGATACAATGCCACCGCATTGGGATCGAGAAGCGCTCTTCGGAACTACTGGCAGTTGCTCGGATTCGGAACAGGAACTTGAAACAGATAGCTCAGATGATGAGCCAACAGAAGAAAAAGATCATTTCGTAGCACAGCTTTATAAGTTCATGGATGATCGCGGAACTCCACTAAATAAGGTTCCGTCAATCATTAATCGTGATGTTAATTTGTACAGATTGTTCCGAGCAGTACAGAAGTTGAATGGCTACAATCGTGTCACAAGCCAAAACCAATGGAAGCAAATCGCGTTGAGATTAGGATTTTCACCGGCCACAGCAAGCATAACCAATCTGGTTAAACAAGCttacaaaaagtttttgttCTCTTTCGAAGAATTCAACCGAAAGCTGGGATGTACTATGGTTCCTCACCCTAGAGCCAATCGATCCAAGGGTCGCAGTTTGGTTCGGGCTGGGTCGGTCCAATCCCCGAAAACAACGGAAAAGGAAAAGCCTTCCGCCTCAAAATCGACACCCGTATCAACAGTTGTAACTGCGTCGACAGCCGCAACTGCGGCCTCCGAGGCTGCCTCTAGCTCGGCCGTAGACGAATCGGGAAATACCAGTGAATCTAGCACGGCCGAAGTAAAACCAACCAACAACAAACGAAAACTGTCTGGTGCCAGTAATTCCGGTGGAAAAGTCAAGGCTTTAGTTGACAAGTTCGAAGAGAAAGAAAGGgagaaggaaaaagaaaaagaaaaagaaagggAAAAGGAGCGCGAGAAGGAAAAAGAGAAGGAGAAGGAGAAAGCTAAGGAATCGAAAAAGGAGGAATCGGTTAAGAAAGAGAAAAACTCTCCAAAGCCAGTTGTCTCAACGCCTAAAATTCCGGAAAGTGACAAACGAGGAAGTCGTAAGCGCAAGGAAACTGATTCGACCGATTCCAAGAAAGATGATAAGGATAGTGGCAAAGCTTCGTCCAGCGGAGCGTCTTCAACTTCGTCGAGTACGGAGAGCGTTAAAGGTGGTGGCAACAATCCGTCGATTTCAGTTGAAGCTAAAGTGGCTTCTGGTAGTCAAGATTTCCCAATTGAAGTGGGTGATAAACTAAAGGTTTATTATGACGAGCAGAAGGTTACCTACGAAGCGAAAGTGATCGAAATTGCTAATCAGGAAGGAAGTCCGATTTATCTGGTTCACTACACCGGGTGGAACACTAG ATACGATGAATGGGTTCGCAAGGAACGAGTTGCTGAAAATCTTACTAACAGCAAAACCAAGAAAGGAAAGTCCGACAAAAGCAGTGGCAATAAAATTACCAACCCTCCGCAGGGAGATAAACCAAGCAATGCCCCAGGAACGCCCTCAAATCCCAACCCAACAACAGCTTCGTCATCGACAGCTAGTACCCCCCAAACCCCAAAGGCTTCTAAAAGAATTCGTGGCAACTCCAAGGGAGACAATACCACCACCCCAACGACAGGTTCTTCAATTGCTGGTCCAAACACAAACTCTCCTAGATCCACCACCCCGTCGTCAGCAAATCGCACCAAATCCCCGGGTTCAGCCTTCGCTCCAGGACCTCACCGTCGATCTATCAAACGGGGAGGTGGCCACACTTCTTCGTCATCTCATCCAACGTCCTCGTCCAAGCGGCGAACCTCCAACAACACCGACATATCCTCCCTTTCCATCGCCACCGATGACAACAACAGCTCGGACTCGGACTCGGACGAACCGATCAAAAAGTGCTCGGCCAATAACACCAACAGCAACAGCTCGTCCTCGACAGCCTCATCCAATTCGTCCTCGTCGTCGTCCTCGTCGAGCAGCAGCGTCAGCTCAAGCAGCACGAAAGTAAGTACAACGGCCGAAGCGGGCTCGTCCTCGGACGCGGCGGCCATTTCGGACGAGTTTAGCAACGGAGCTTCCAAGGGCCGCGATTATGATCTCAACCAA ATCCGATCGGAACTGAAAGGATTCAAGGAACTCAAATCGCCGACCTCACCAGCCTCCGATTCCACCACAACTGCTACAACCGATGTGGCTCCTACAGGGCAGAGTGGCGCTTCAGCTGCAGCTGGGGAAGCGAAGAAATCTGCAGATTCGAAACCACCTTCGAACATTCAGTCTGTTTTGAACGCTCAAGACGATACATCTCTGCTGAAGGATGAAACAGACGATTTCGCTGATGAAGAGCACGAGAAATCTTCTGAGTCTGGTACACTCAGTGAGGAGGACTCGTCTCAATCATCGAATAAAGCATTTTCAAGTTCACCCATTACGGCAATGGTGGATTCCGACACTGGACCAGATACCCCTATTCCACCACCCACGGTGTCAACTCCGACGCCAATTGCTGTTACAACAACTACCAGTTCGGTCATTTCCACTATTTCCACCTTTGGAACTGTTAAACATCATAAATCTGTTGAAACCAGTGCAtccaaaatcattgaaaaagttGTAGAGAAGCCGCTAGAAAGGGGGGTTAAGATCATCATGGAAGAGAAGGTATCTACCTCAACGCCAAGCAGACCTCCACTTAAAACATATGGTACCGCAGCAGCAATTCTGGCTAATGCAGAAAACAACGCTGTTAAATTTGCATTTAGCACTATCATACGGGAAACCGAAGGTGACAAGGCAGCACCTGCCGGAGGTGGTGAAACGGCTGCTGCAGCTGGTGCTGCAGGTCCCTCTGGTGTACAGACTCCACCAGCAAAAGAAACTTCGGCTCCAATCATCTCGAAGCCATCCCACCTGCTACCAGATGAACGAGTCGAGCGTAACACAGTCTCTGCTCAGCCACCGCCAGTGCCCCATCGCACTATAACCGCTGCACCAGCAAATCCGATGACGCTCACAGTGTCAACTCCAACGTCTGTTATTGCTACACAAAATCCAGCCCCAACGACCAAGAACGCTAAACTGATAAACGTGCAAGACGAGATAGTTGCGACGGTTATCCACAAATCAGCTATCGTTACAGCGACGTCAGCCACTGCTGTCTCGGCTGCCGTTTCCTCTTCGATTCCTGCTAACGTAGCTGCAACCATTGCTCCAACACAAACAACACCTACGCCACCTCTGGTCAGTACCTCCCAGTCATCGGGTTCATCATCCATTAGCACTTTAGCTGCGTTGCGAGCTGAGAAGAAACTATCCGGGGACAAGAAACTGGACAAAGTTGTCATACCGTCTTCGAAGCTGCAGCCTTTGGCCGTTCCAACAGTGGACAAGAAGCTATCATCTACAACGTTGACCCCGGCGCAGAATAAATTGCTTAACAAAGAAGCACTATCGATCAAGTCGATTTTCGAATCCAGTACGAGGATGGACGAAAAGATTTCCGATGTGTATGAGTTCCAGGATGTCGATTTCGATACGGATACCAGTGTTGCTGGAGGTGGTCCATCGAGGAGACTGGTTTCGGATGTTCCGCAGGCCGAAGTAGTGGCCTCGTTAAATCCGACGATTGTCACCCCTGAGGATAAAAAGTCTGCTAAGAAGGGCATAATTCGGAAACCAACCGTTTTGGATCCTCTAGGCTTGAGCGACAAAAAGGCTAAGAAAATATCACCCATCAAGGAGACGGACAAACTGAAGTTGGTTAGACGGGAGAAGGAACGTGACCCGGAAAAGGAGAAACTTTTGCTCAGTGAGCTGGAAGGTGCCGCTGCCTCGTTCAGTAGTACAATGGTTACTCCGGAAAAATCATCTCCACACTTCGCCGGATTTTCCTCTGCATCCAAATTGGATGTTTCGTTTGAAATCTTGCGTAAATCACCATTATCGGTTATTTCTTCGATTAAAGATGAGAAACCGATTGAAGACATGAAACCGGAGCCCGCTAAACTGGCCGCTGTTACTAAGGGTATTTTTACACCCGTTATGTCTCCAACTGGGTTAGATATTTCGGGTAATGAGATTATGAAGAGCCCTTCAAAACATGAGGAGAAGATTAAGGAGGAACCTACtttggaaaattgtaaaaaatatttcaatgacaTGAATTTCGAGTTCGATGCCCCGAAAATCGAGAAACCTCCCTCTATCGCGGATAAGGTATTGAAGGCTCTACAGCAGCAGCAAAGTTCTACCAGTACTGTAAAAACTGAGTTGCCGAAATATATTATCCCTACACCACACCACAAAACGCCATCTCTTGTACCCATTGAATCGGTCATCAGTTCGACGCCCATCGCTGCAGCTCCGCTTAAGTTGGAAGCTTCTAACTTCGCTCCAGTGATCCCCATAAAAACTATACATGCGGAACCACCGAAGATCGAGATGCCCCTTCTAATCAAAAAGGAGTTGGAAAATACCAAACCATTGGTCATTCCTATTAAACCGCTCACATCTTTCTCAGTAACCGCTCAGCCGGAAATACTTCCGCCTACGACCAGCACCAAGAATCAAAATCTCACCGAAAGTATCAAAAAACTCGAAACTTCCAACCTTGTTCAAGCTGAGTCCCGCTTCACCCACCACGATGAAGACAGCACGGACAGCAATGACTCCGAACATCGGTTGGTCATCGAAGATCCGGAAGCTCTCGATATTTCTACCGGTCATCCAAATCAGCAGACCGATTTCGAGAAACTTATCAAAGTGGAAGTCGAAGACAAAACCCACCTCAGCCAGATGGACATACAAAAGGCCGCATCGGCAGCTGCCGTTGCCGCAGTGGCCAGTAAGGAGAAGCTTGTCTACAAACCGGAAATATCGAACGAGCCGAAAGACGAACCGCAACCATCTCTATTTGCACACATCGTCCACAGCAGCAGTGCCGACCAGAAGAAATCCAAACAGCCTAGCATTCTGGAAACGATCATTCAAAGTGAGCTGACCGCCGCCAACAGTCGAGGTATCGGCTCCCATAGCTACCTTAAGCTgaaagaccaacaagattcgttCGCACAAAACGAACTCGAACGATTAAGGCGGGAAGAACAGCAAAATCATCCGCCAATCCAGCCACCGAGCAATCCGGCCCAGGAACGGGGACCAGAAACGCCGGAAAAACAaacccaacaacagcaacagccaTCCAACAGCAGCGAATCGTTGTCGCTGTTGCTGTGCGAGGAAACCATCCCCGGGTCGCCGGCCCCGGTTTGTGGCGTTTCCTCGGCAGCCGCTCAGAAGGAAACCACCAAGGTGTACGTGGAAACTGGAAGCTCGTTCCTGCAGCCCCAGAACATTGCTGCGTCCGACCTGAAGCAGATTCCGATGGAGCTGGAACCGAACATCGAAACGATTGCCATGACTGGAAACCACCCCGGCAGGAAACCGTC